In one window of Episyrphus balteatus chromosome 3, idEpiBalt1.1, whole genome shotgun sequence DNA:
- the LOC129915275 gene encoding ribosomal RNA-processing protein 7 homolog A, whose amino-acid sequence MPEINGYKVLPIRLTENSTNSHVAYVREHFIRQVDPNKPKGRTLFLLNIPPYVSEHNLKTCFSKIGEVTSVRFSEQPGREESKKWEQPCPFTLNRIPCVFKVAFVVFKNTDSVSKALKLDSIDLFDESGNTLVVSGIQKWKKDYASSFLKDKKIQPIIDEYMEAYDKREKKKLQDERNSAADNDGWVTVGKQGRNSGFEQKESVVNRLEEKIERGRKNRELKNFYTFQIREAKMQNVVSLRKKFEEDKSKIEILKKKRRFKPF is encoded by the exons atgccCGAAATAAATGGCTATAAAG TTCTTCCTATTCGGTTAActgaaaattcaacaaattCTCATGTTGCGTACGTGCGGGAGCACTTTATTCGACAAGTAGATCCAAATAAACCCAAAGGCCGAACTCTATTTCTCCTAAACATACCTCCATATGTAAGTGAACATAATTTAAAAACCTGCTTTAGTAAAATCGGCGAAGTGACTTCGGTTCGTTTCTCCGAACAACCTGGTCGCGAGGAAAGCAAGAAATGGGAACAACCTTGTCCCTTCACTTTGAATCGTATTCCTTGTGTTTTTAAAGTTGCAtttgttgttttcaaaaacaCCGACAGTGTTTCGAAGGCTTTGAAGCTAGATTCAATTGATTTATTCGATGAATCTGGAAATACACTTGTCGTATCGGGAatacaaaaatggaaaaagGATTACGCAAGTAGTTTCCTTAAAGACAAGAAAATTCAACCAATTATTGATGAATACATGGAAGCATATGACAAACGAGAGAAGAAAAAACTCCAAGATGAACGTAATTCGGCGGCAGACAATGACGGCTGGGTGACGGTGGGCAAACAAGGACGTAATTCAGGTTTCGAGCAGAAGGAATCGGTTGTAAATCGGTTGGAAGAGAAGATCGAAAGAGGTCGGAAGAATAGAGAATTGAAGAACTTTTATACGTTTCAAATTCGTGAGGCAAAGATGCAAAATGTTGTCAGTTTGAGAAAGAAGTTCGAAGAGGACAAGAGtaagattgaaattttgaagaagaaaaggCGTTTTAagcctttttag